The following coding sequences lie in one Thermodesulfatator atlanticus DSM 21156 genomic window:
- a CDS encoding IS5 family transposase encodes RRFLGISALDPVPDYSTISRFRSNLKSMNLYRECFNELKRQLAKKGFELKTGKIIDARLVKAARTPGKDDDASFSKKGQKTVYGYKDHIAVDPKSEFVTEFVCTPANVHDSQMLEELLEGEEKAIFADKAYDSREIRQKCRQEERFCGVLYKGCRGRSLSKKQKKLNKIFSRIRSKVEKVFGIFSLHLNRTKARYVGLYANEIHLFLTCFTYNVLNLTWHFRRGEVF; translated from the coding sequence CGCCGCTTCCTGGGCATCTCTGCTCTCGACCCTGTCCCTGACTACTCCACTATCTCACGTTTCCGTTCCAACCTCAAATCTATGAACCTTTACCGGGAATGTTTTAACGAACTCAAGCGCCAGCTTGCTAAAAAGGGCTTTGAGCTCAAAACAGGAAAGATTATTGACGCCCGCCTGGTCAAAGCAGCAAGAACCCCTGGCAAAGACGACGATGCTTCTTTTTCCAAAAAGGGCCAAAAGACGGTCTATGGTTACAAGGATCATATCGCAGTTGACCCAAAGTCTGAGTTTGTGACGGAATTTGTGTGCACCCCGGCCAACGTGCATGATTCCCAGATGTTGGAAGAACTCCTTGAAGGAGAGGAGAAAGCCATATTTGCGGACAAGGCTTATGATAGCCGAGAAATACGCCAGAAGTGTCGGCAAGAGGAAAGATTTTGTGGGGTGCTGTATAAAGGTTGCCGTGGGCGGTCTCTTTCGAAGAAACAGAAGAAGCTGAACAAGATATTTTCGCGGATCAGGAGCAAAGTGGAGAAAGTCTTTGGGATATTTAGCCTGCATCTTAATAGGACAAAGGCGAGGTATGTAGGGCTTTATGCCAATGAAATCCATCTGTTTTTGACGTGTTTTACCTACAATGTGCTTAATCTTACCTGGCACTTTAGGAGAGGGGAGGTTTTTTAA